One Gadus macrocephalus chromosome 17, ASM3116895v1 genomic window, CTATGCCCGCTTTGCTGGAGAGACCGAAGCTGTCCAACGCGATGGCCCGAGCCCTTCATAAACACATCATGAGGGAAAGGGAGCGTAAGAGACAAGGTCGTTGATGTTTAAATATGTCATTTTTTTTGGTCGCCCCCGTAAATTAGAGATCACGAAGCATGTGCGTGATGCTTACCTTGTAccgcaaaaatctgtaaattttttagaggaagaggaggtggacaaAATGATGGAGcagaagatgaaggaggaggaggagaggaaacgaACGAAAGAAATAGAAGAGAGGATGTCACTGGAGGAAACCAAAGAGCAGGTTGGAAAGAGATGCAAGGAGACACAAAAACTGCAGTAATGTATTGACGAAATAGACTGAGTTTGTCAAATAACCCCAACACATACTTTTTAGTCACGGGAGTCACCCACACTTTGTAGCACATTCACGACCACAGCAAACAAACATGACAGTAGCGCAACCATCACAAACGGGGCCTGATCGTCTTCCTATCTCTGTGGCGCCCCTCCCTTTGCTGTACAGGTGATGAAGATGGGCGAGAAGCTGCAGGGCCTTCAGGAGGAGAAGCACCAGCTCTTCCTGCAGCTGAAGAAGGTTCTCCACGAGGAGGAGAAGCGACGCAGGAAGGAGCAGAGGTAGTGAGTGACTTTGTACTGCGCCCGTAACACCACTTTCCAGACTACCACCTGCATACGCTTTGTATTCACTGGAGTGCGTGTTCTGCTTGCTCccctaccacccccacccccccccaaccaactCTACCCCaactagtgacatcacaacacTGACCTCCGCCAGCTACCAGCCCAGTCTGCCCATGCACTCAGGGCAGCACCTCCTCAGCATTCAAGGTGAGCACTTCCACTTTCCATTAGGGCTgcgactccgaacttcgttattcgactATAATTCGAATATTGAATAAtgaatcaaaattcgaacgaatattaggcagcccttaatattcaaacctgttatgggcaggccaagagggagagacgttggagaacccgacgcagtctattcataatattgtaatgaccacgcaggcagtgaatgaagtattgattagacagcgatttattagaaataataataaaccgttggaacacataggtaaacatagcaacgccggtaaacaaacctcgcgaagcccaatccagaatattattaataattattcgaatattaataaacaaacaaacttcgaatatgatttttgggcgaaagtcaaagccctactttCCATCGGTCTTACTTGGGTTTGTCACGTTCatgttgttttaaaaatggtTGTACGTTTTTTCCGTTTCTAGGCAGTCCAGTCAGCCATAATAGACCCGGGGCCTTGCTGGGCGAACGCAGTAAACAGCTCTTCCCAACACCTGTGATCCCTGTAAGTGCAATATCTATTAGTCGAACAGCAAGCTCGTCTGAGTGCATTATTGGTCTCTATTAGTAATGTGAAAAACTTGATGTTGGAACCATCTGAGGGTGGTATGAGTAAAGTCCGGTTCGCAGACGGGGTCAGAAATGAACACCTTACTATATGCGGGAATATATGTCGTATTGGAGGCTCAGAATCTTAACGGATGCATTCTACTATTTGGAGGCGCTGAACAGCTATTCATATTCTATCATTTTTTTTGCAGTCGATCTTATCCACCAGTTTGACTTTTTATGCCCAAAAAAAttgatgtatttttattttcattttttgggctgaaataaaaataaatcagtttCTGTAGGTTATTTATTTTAGTGGCAGTTGCAGTTCATCATAGTCTACACTAGGCGGCAGTACTCAGTGCGACGTCCCATACCGAGAAGTCATTTTCATATCTATTCATGTACCATTCAtgcacatttcccccccccctcagggacGCCACTACCAGAGCCAGCCTGGGTTCAGCGCCGGCCCGGCAGAACACGGCCAGTTCAGCGGGAGCCAGGGGGTGCACGAGCCGTACAGCGTGTCCCAGTCACAGCACCCCTCCAGCTACGCCCCCGGACCCTCCTCCGTCCCCGTCAGCTTCGCCGGCAGCTCCACCATCAGAGGTGCCGGCCTCATGTCTTCAAGGGGGGGGCCTTGAAACGGCAAAAACCCTATAGGGCCTCTTGACAACACGGGGTTTAAAGACCTAGGTTGACGTGTGTCACGCTTAATGTTGGGTTTGGTTTAACTTTGGCATGTGCACAAGGTGAATGCTATCATGGTAGTTGTccgtttttctttcttctgaatGTATGGATATCGCTTCCCTTGTTTTGTGAAgcctgcatgcatgcaaacTCAATCGTCCCAATCAGCCTGGTCTTTTGGGGGTTCTGACTGTATTGTGTGTCGTCTACTGTTCCCCCGACTACCAGGTGCGTCTGCGTTCCAGGCCATGCAGTACCTACCCCACCAGCAGCCCAGCTACCCGGTCCACAGCCACTTCACCTCCCAGCCCGGTCAGTACCCAGCCCCTCCACGGTCGTCCACGCTACAACTGGGATTTGAAAGCCCAGGAAAGCAACTcctcttgtttgttttttgcagGCTTCATCCCTGGAGCTGGTATATCCCTACAGAAGCAGCTCGAACACGCCAACCAACAGTCAGGCTTCACTGATGCCGTGAGTCCGCCCCGAAGATCACATCACAAAAGGGCATTGATGCCACATGCGACTGTGTATTCACAGCTGAAGTTACATATAATTTCCAGGGTGAACAGAGTTTGGCTCTTCAAGGCCTACCAATgttgattttattatttattaatggtGAGGTGAGAGTTGGCTTTCGTAGTGactacatggacaggatattatacagaggaagagaaagtgATGCATCCTTTAAATGTGCGATAGGTAAGGTTAAGAGCTATCACTTTAATTGTAGAAAGACCAAAGCGATTCCTCAGCTGttgtgagtgaaatgctctgacTCTGCACAGTTGCCTGCCTCAGAATGAGACTATTGATTTGAGACtgatcttgtttgttttttctgaccaatcagggcatctcaatctcgtttttttttttttcaactgttTAAAGTACAGTTGCAGATAACTAGGAGTGATTCAATGCACAAACCTGGAGAGATGACGTGGTTGTGTTAGAATGCAGTGCCCTTGTGTGTACCCGTGttatttttatcaatgaaaaaaATACTGTTAAATAGCCGCCCCGTTCCCTGATCAAAGCGTGGCTCTCCTCCTGTCGTTCCCATCCTGCAGGGAGCCCTGAGACCCATGCACCCCCAGGCCCTCCACGCCACGGCCTCCGGCCTGCTGCCCACACCGTCGATGGCGGTCCAAATCCCAAGCGCCAAGGTAATGAGTAATCAAATGTGTGTTTAGGGCCGTTTGCAGAATGATCGTTTGATACATTTATTGCCTCAAATTAAACGATGGCCTGCAAACATCACTTAACCTGACAAAATATAAAGTACCCATTACTTTGTGTACTTGACTGATCAAAACAATATGGTGGATAAGTCCAATGTTGCCCATTGCACCCAGTTTCCACTATCTAAAGAATCGGATCATTCTTCTCAGCCACCGACCTAAGTTAATCATTTACCGTGCTTACCGCATAACCCAGCGTTGGGGTTTCCCCCCCAATACTATCAGCCTTTAGGAAAGCCCATCGGAGCGTGCTCACTGACAGTCTCTTAAACACGTATCCCCTGAACAGGCGCCATTCCAGGGCTCTCCCCAGGCCGCTCCTCGCCACGCCTTCCTCTCCCACCCCCAGGGAGCACAGAGGTTCTATCACCACGGCAAGTAGTCCACCCCCTCCGGAGATCCAGATGCCGGACCGATGATGAGCTAAAAACGGACACGTCTGAGAGGGGCCCGTGTCCCCCACGGATGAGTTTAGTCCGTCAGCAAACAATGCTTGTTTCTCCTTTTTAATATCTTCTCATCAAGAGTCAGTCGTCACCTTTTActcgtttttattttgttgaaaaTGTCCGTTAGCCGTTTCCCCGTTTACCGTTAGACGTGGCTTTTGTATTTGAGCGATATTTCGTGCTAAACGCCAACGAGACGACGTCGGATCTCTTGCCCCCCCCGCTTTGAAATAAAAGAACAAACCACAGTAACAATTTGCATGGTCTTTAATTTCGGCTGGGGAGACATTCTGCACAGTTGGGACATTTCTACGAACAGTCAGGATACCAAAACGCCACGACACTTCACTAATGAATCCTAGCACAAAGTTAGAACACATCAGGACACACTTGGTTCCTTTTCGACGAATGTGGTCCTGTCTTTCCTCCAACCTGTTCCGGTCGCGCCCCATTTAAGGCTGTTTCAAAGCAATAGATAACGATAATGATGACTGGGTCCTCGTGCGAGGGGTGCCCGGTACGTTTTAAGAGGCGCGCTTTGAACACCCACCATGCTGTTTATCTCTAAAGACACCTGGTTCTGCTGTTTCAAGTGGGTTTATTTTTAATAGACAGGGCGATATACAAGTGAAGAAACAAGACAAGAAATGCAAAGCAAAAAACGCACAACATCCACTTTGAAGGACACAATGTTGATTCCGCAGGTTGGCATATTAGTTTATCGCTGTGCACTCGAATGTACTCCAACGAAAATACAAAAACGGAACTAATCAGAGCCCTTGATAAATCGGGGACCAATCGAAACAAATGTTTTTACTGTCATGACATTGTCATATGCATGTGTAAAGGAGACAAGGAAGTATAAAGGAATGGAGAATTAGTGGGCCGGGAGGCAGTCCCCCCCAGTGCCTCTCCCCAGGTTCACATCCATCTTATCTGCCCCTGAAACAAAGTGGGAAGTttaaggaggtgagggagggtcgCTGCCGGGTTAACTGCAAATTAGGATAAACAGGTAGTAGTATTGCTAATCCTAAATTAATTAAGTGCTTTAAGACCCCCAAAGcgtttcccacagaccaggtAGCAATGtcaggcggggcggggggggggggtcgggacGTGGACTGCTGACGGGGGttagccccttcagggcgaggcaagacacctccgctgcgcgttggtgtcctgttcgccctgtcggggctgattttcctgataatgaccggcgttctatacattgtcCCTTACatatcccgctgcttcgggtttgcctttgaaggcgcgttgagaggaggagcgggcgaatccgctgtcagtgtgtgtgcatgtatgataCGCGGGTTTATCCAATCAGTggtagtgtacccgcgcaccattggcatgtatgcgcgcctgtctctgtgtgcgtgtgtgaacgagaaCGACGGGGAGGAAGAGTGCTatgcggagatgaatgaacggaacgatatttatttttatttatttatttttcaaaatcacaaaaaaaaaaaaaaaaaagctgaatcaatttgtggcgcgCGGTGTTGATTCTGACATTGGTCTATGTTTCGGTCTAAGGAAAGCCAAAGCGTAGTCATAGGTTTAACTCTCTCTGATCCGGGGGCGGCAGGGGGACACATGCACGGCCGGGTGCAGATACTTATGGAGCTCTGTAGATTTACCTGCGGTTGCCATTTATTCGTTCAGAACCTTGGTGCCGACAGCGGCCTCTTCCCCCATTGCGGTCTGAATGGTGACCTGGACAGGTGAAGAGAAAGTGGAACACAGGGACGTTAGTTAAATGGCTCGTCAGCAGTTTGGTGCACAGGTGTTTACTTGATCCATGTTGGACCCCCATCACAATGTAGCAAGGCAAAATACCACTGATACTATTTTTAGGATCATTCTAACCTGTTCAAAACTACAAAAGAAATATCTTTTGGGTTGACTGGAGAACAGGAATATCTTCACCATAGTAGTCCCTATAGTTTCAACTTTGCCTGTTTGAAGAAGTTTGGCCTGTATGAAAGTGCTCATCCTGGCCTGGGTGGATATGAAAGCACTGACTTCACCCGAGGTTACTTGGAGGACAAGGGTGTACACTGTTTTTCAGACCCTGTTAAACGTTGTGCATTCCCAACAGAGGGCAAAAGGGGTATTACTGACCATAAAACTGTCCCCTGCTTCAAACTTGCTCTGGATCTCCTTGCCCAGATCATTGGTGGGCAGTTTGAGGTCCTCTTTCTGTTCTCCGTTGTCCTTAAGCAAGGACATGTAGCCATCTTCCAGCCCAACCATctgggcgggagagagagagagagagagagatgacgtcaaggaaaaggcagattgaataaaaaaaaaggctttcaCAAACGTAGAcaggcacaagcacacacctacCTGGTAATCCAGTCTGGTGACGTTAGGGACGTCCATGTTGTGTGTGGATG contains:
- the gps2 gene encoding G protein pathway suppressor 2 isoform X1, with the protein product MPALLERPKLSNAMARALHKHIMRERERKRQEEEEVDKMMEQKMKEEEERKRTKEIEERMSLEETKEQVMKMGEKLQGLQEEKHQLFLQLKKVLHEEEKRRRKEQRYDITTLTSASYQPSLPMHSGQHLLSIQGSPVSHNRPGALLGERSKQLFPTPVIPGRHYQSQPGFSAGPAEHGQFSGSQGVHEPYSVSQSQHPSSYAPGPSSVPVSFAGSSTIRGASAFQAMQYLPHQQPSYPVHSHFTSQPGFIPGAGISLQKQLEHANQQSGFTDAGALRPMHPQALHATASGLLPTPSMAVQIPSAKAPFQGSPQAAPRHAFLSHPQGAQRFYHHGK
- the gps2 gene encoding G protein pathway suppressor 2 isoform X2; the encoded protein is MPALLERPKLSNAMARALHKHIMRERERKRQEEEEVDKMMEQKMKEEEERKRTKEIEERMSLEETKEQVMKMGEKLQGLQEEKHQLFLQLKKVLHEEEKRRRKEQSDITTLTSASYQPSLPMHSGQHLLSIQGSPVSHNRPGALLGERSKQLFPTPVIPGRHYQSQPGFSAGPAEHGQFSGSQGVHEPYSVSQSQHPSSYAPGPSSVPVSFAGSSTIRGASAFQAMQYLPHQQPSYPVHSHFTSQPGFIPGAGISLQKQLEHANQQSGFTDAGALRPMHPQALHATASGLLPTPSMAVQIPSAKAPFQGSPQAAPRHAFLSHPQGAQRFYHHGK
- the LOC132475627 gene encoding eukaryotic translation initiation factor 5A-1-like, with protein sequence MQDTEFHKADSGASTTFPMQCSSLRKNGHVVLKGRPCKIVEMSTSKTGKHGHAKVHMVGIDIFNGKKYEDICPSTHNMDVPNVTRLDYQMVGLEDGYMSLLKDNGEQKEDLKLPTNDLGKEIQSKFEAGDSFMVTIQTAMGEEAAVGTKVLNE